The proteins below come from a single Crossiella sp. CA-258035 genomic window:
- the npdG gene encoding NADPH-dependent F420 reductase, whose protein sequence is MSEQDVRGLTVGVLGGTGPQGKGLAYRWAKAGLKVVIGSRDAARAESAAAELAELSGGAVSGADNAACATAADLVLVAVPWEAHEPTLTALREQLAGKIVIDCVNPLGFDKQGPFALPVAEGSAAQQAAGLLPDSRVTAAFHHVSAVLLADPEVSTVDIDVLVLGDDREATDTVRALADTVPGMRGVFGGRLRNAHQVEALTANLIAVNRRYKTHAGIRVTGV, encoded by the coding sequence GTGAGCGAGCAGGACGTGCGCGGGTTGACGGTCGGGGTGCTCGGCGGCACCGGTCCGCAGGGCAAGGGCCTGGCCTACCGCTGGGCGAAGGCCGGGCTGAAGGTCGTCATCGGCTCCCGTGACGCCGCCCGCGCCGAGTCCGCCGCCGCCGAGCTGGCCGAGCTGAGCGGGGGCGCGGTCTCCGGCGCGGACAACGCGGCCTGCGCCACCGCCGCGGACCTGGTGCTGGTCGCGGTGCCGTGGGAGGCGCACGAGCCGACGCTGACCGCGCTGCGCGAGCAGCTCGCCGGGAAGATCGTCATCGACTGCGTGAACCCGCTCGGCTTCGACAAGCAGGGCCCGTTCGCGCTGCCGGTGGCCGAGGGCAGCGCGGCCCAGCAGGCGGCGGGGCTGCTGCCGGACTCCAGGGTCACCGCCGCCTTCCACCACGTCTCCGCGGTGCTGCTGGCCGACCCCGAGGTGTCCACTGTGGACATCGACGTGCTGGTGCTGGGCGATGACCGCGAGGCCACTGACACCGTGCGCGCGCTGGCCGACACCGTGCCCGGCATGCGCGGGGTCTTCGGCGGCAGGCTGCGCAACGCGCACCAGGTGGAGGCGCTGACCGCCAACCTGATCGCGGTCAACCGCCGGTACAAGACGCACGCGGGCATCCGGGTCACCGGCGTCTGA
- a CDS encoding helical backbone metal receptor, producing the protein MRDDLGERVRLGRQPGRVVSLVPSLTEAVAETVPGVLAGITDYCTHPPLELPRIGGSKYPRVADVLAVRPDLVLANAEENRQEDVAQLRAAGVPVWVTAAPATVPAALDSLARLFREVWAAEPGWLAEARELWQEVPEPTATVLVPVWRRPWVVLGRDTFAGDVLRRLGFANVYAGHPERYPRPPLAELLACGAELVVLPDEPYEFTATDGPEAFPGRRCVLLSGRLLTWHGPSLVRARTELAAAFSS; encoded by the coding sequence GTGCGCGACGACCTCGGCGAGCGGGTCCGCCTCGGCAGGCAGCCGGGGCGGGTCGTCTCGCTGGTGCCCTCGCTCACCGAGGCGGTCGCGGAGACCGTGCCGGGCGTGCTCGCCGGGATCACCGACTACTGCACGCACCCGCCGCTGGAGCTGCCCAGGATCGGCGGCTCCAAGTACCCCAGGGTGGCCGATGTCCTTGCCGTGCGGCCGGATCTGGTGCTGGCCAACGCCGAGGAGAACCGCCAGGAGGACGTGGCCCAGCTGCGCGCCGCGGGCGTCCCGGTGTGGGTGACCGCCGCCCCGGCCACGGTGCCGGCGGCGCTGGACTCCCTGGCGCGGCTCTTCCGCGAGGTCTGGGCCGCCGAGCCGGGCTGGCTGGCCGAGGCCCGCGAGCTCTGGCAGGAGGTCCCGGAGCCCACGGCCACCGTGCTGGTGCCGGTGTGGCGGCGGCCGTGGGTGGTGCTCGGCCGGGACACCTTCGCCGGGGATGTGTTGCGCCGCTTGGGTTTCGCCAACGTCTACGCCGGTCACCCCGAGCGCTACCCGCGCCCGCCGCTGGCCGAGCTGCTGGCCTGCGGCGCCGAGCTGGTGGTGCTGCCGGACGAGCCGTACGAGTTCACCGCCACCGACGGCCCGGAAGCGTTCCCGGGCCGTCGGTGCGTGCTGCTGTCAGGCCGCCTGCTCACCTGGCACGGACCCTCGCTGGTGCGGGCCAGGACCGAGCTGGCGGCGGCTTTCAGCTCCTGA
- the pip gene encoding prolyl aminopeptidase, whose protein sequence is MRTLYPEIEPYDHGWLEVGDGQRVYWETSGNPGGKPVVFLHGGPGGGTSPAHRGLFDPAAYRIVLFDQRGCGRSTPHASDPATDLSVNTTWHLVADMERLREHLGIDRWQVFGGSWGSTLSLAYAQTHPDRVTELVLRGIFTLRRTELDFFYQGGAGNIFPEEWQAVLDVLTEPERADVLRSYHQRLADPDPAVWQPAAIAWSVWEGSTTRLYPDAEHIAHYADPAFAAAFARIETHYFVNGGFYEDGQLIRDAGKLAGIPTVLVQGRYDVVTPAVTAWELHRALPGSELIIVPDAGHTFNEPGILHHLIETTDRFRS, encoded by the coding sequence GTGCGCACGTTGTACCCGGAGATCGAGCCCTACGACCACGGCTGGCTGGAGGTCGGCGACGGCCAGCGGGTCTACTGGGAGACCAGCGGCAACCCCGGTGGCAAGCCGGTGGTGTTCCTGCACGGCGGTCCCGGCGGTGGCACCTCGCCCGCGCACCGCGGGCTGTTCGACCCGGCGGCGTACCGGATCGTGCTCTTCGACCAGCGCGGCTGCGGCCGCAGCACCCCGCACGCCAGCGATCCGGCCACCGACCTGTCGGTGAACACCACCTGGCACCTGGTGGCCGACATGGAGCGGCTGCGCGAGCACCTGGGCATCGACCGGTGGCAGGTCTTCGGCGGGTCCTGGGGCAGCACGCTGTCGCTGGCCTACGCGCAGACGCACCCGGACCGGGTCACCGAACTGGTGCTGCGCGGCATCTTCACCCTGCGCCGCACCGAGCTGGACTTCTTCTACCAGGGCGGCGCCGGGAACATCTTCCCCGAGGAATGGCAAGCGGTGCTGGACGTGCTGACCGAGCCGGAGCGGGCCGATGTGCTGCGCTCCTACCACCAGCGGCTGGCCGACCCCGACCCCGCGGTGTGGCAGCCCGCCGCGATCGCCTGGAGCGTCTGGGAGGGCTCGACCACCCGGCTGTACCCGGACGCCGAGCACATCGCGCACTACGCCGACCCCGCCTTCGCCGCGGCCTTCGCCCGGATCGAGACGCACTACTTCGTCAACGGCGGGTTCTACGAAGACGGCCAGCTGATCAGGGACGCGGGCAAGCTGGCCGGCATCCCGACCGTGCTGGTGCAGGGCCGCTACGACGTGGTGACCCCCGCGGTGACCGCCTGGGAGCTGCACCGTGCGCTGCCCGGCTCGGAGCTGATCATCGTGCCGGACGCCGGACACACGTTCAACGAGCCCGGCATCCTGCACCACCTGATCGAGACCACCGACCGGTTCAGGAGCTGA
- a CDS encoding glutathione S-transferase family protein — MAAAQFGKETSAKGEWVRQRNRFTHRITADGSSGFPAERDRYRLLVSLACPWAHRAVIVRRLLGLEDALSLGVVDPIRDERGWRFTLDPGGRDPVLGIEFLAQAYHRTDPEFDGRVTVPSIVDIQTGEVVTNDYPRITLDLNTEWHALHRPGAPDLYPEALRAEIDEVSEGIFTDVNNGVYRCGFATTQEAYEEAFTALFARLDELTDRLATRRYLVGDTITEADIRLFTTLVRFDAVYHGHFKANRHKLTELPVLWAYARDLYTTPGFGDTVNWDHIKRHYYVTHDNINPTRIVPLGPDLTHWFEPHGREALGGRPFGNGTAPATHP, encoded by the coding sequence ATGGCTGCTGCCCAGTTCGGCAAGGAGACCTCCGCCAAGGGCGAGTGGGTGCGCCAGCGCAACCGGTTCACCCACCGCATCACCGCCGACGGCTCCTCCGGCTTCCCGGCCGAACGGGACCGCTACCGCCTCCTCGTCTCGCTGGCCTGCCCGTGGGCGCACCGCGCGGTGATCGTGCGACGGTTGCTCGGCCTGGAGGACGCGCTCTCCCTCGGTGTGGTCGACCCGATCCGGGACGAGCGCGGCTGGCGCTTCACCCTCGACCCCGGCGGCCGCGATCCGGTGCTGGGCATCGAGTTCCTCGCCCAGGCATACCACCGCACCGATCCGGAGTTCGACGGCCGGGTCACGGTTCCGTCCATTGTGGACATCCAGACCGGCGAGGTGGTGACCAACGACTACCCGCGGATCACCCTGGACCTGAACACCGAGTGGCACGCGCTGCACCGCCCGGGCGCGCCGGACCTGTACCCCGAGGCGCTGCGCGCGGAGATCGACGAGGTCAGCGAGGGCATCTTCACCGACGTCAACAACGGCGTGTACCGCTGCGGCTTCGCCACCACCCAGGAGGCCTACGAGGAGGCGTTCACCGCGCTGTTCGCTCGCCTGGACGAGCTCACCGACCGCCTGGCCACCCGCCGCTACCTGGTCGGCGACACCATCACCGAGGCCGACATCCGGCTGTTCACCACGCTGGTCCGCTTCGACGCGGTCTACCACGGCCACTTCAAGGCCAACCGGCACAAGCTCACCGAGCTACCGGTGCTGTGGGCCTACGCCCGCGACCTGTACACCACACCGGGTTTCGGCGACACGGTCAACTGGGACCACATCAAGCGCCACTACTACGTCACGCACGACAACATCAACCCGACCAGGATCGTGCCCCTGGGCCCCGATCTGACCCACTGGTTCGAGCCGCACGGCCGGGAAGCCTTGGGCGGCAGGCCCTTCGGCAACGGCACCGCACCCGCCACCCACCCCTGA
- the panB gene encoding 3-methyl-2-oxobutanoate hydroxymethyltransferase → MTAVSHGEGQAPYGTGAAPAPGGPTKRVRVHHLRELKERGEPWPMLTAYDTFTAKIFDEAGIPVLLVGDSAANTVYGYQTSLPVTVEEMLPLVRAVTRSVRKALVVADLPFGSYQVSPEQALTTAVRFMKDGQAHAVKLEGGRRFAPHVEAITGAGVPVMGHLGFTPQSEHNLGGYRVQGRGDAGEELVADALALQAAGAFAVVLEMVPADVAKRVTAELSIPTVGIGAGPDCDAQVLVWQDMAGMNQGKAPRFVKRYADVGGIMAGAASEFAAEVRGRQFPAPEHVFH, encoded by the coding sequence ATGACTGCTGTGTCCCACGGCGAAGGCCAGGCCCCCTACGGCACCGGAGCGGCCCCCGCACCGGGCGGTCCCACCAAGCGGGTCCGGGTGCACCACCTGCGTGAGCTGAAGGAGCGCGGCGAGCCCTGGCCCATGCTCACCGCGTACGACACCTTCACCGCCAAGATCTTCGACGAGGCCGGTATCCCGGTGCTGCTGGTCGGCGACTCGGCCGCGAACACCGTCTACGGCTACCAGACCTCGCTGCCGGTCACCGTGGAGGAGATGCTGCCGCTGGTCCGCGCGGTCACCCGCTCGGTGCGCAAGGCGCTGGTGGTCGCCGACCTGCCGTTCGGCTCCTACCAGGTCTCCCCCGAGCAGGCGCTGACCACCGCGGTCCGGTTCATGAAGGACGGCCAGGCGCACGCGGTGAAGCTGGAGGGCGGCCGCCGCTTCGCCCCGCACGTGGAGGCGATCACCGGCGCCGGCGTGCCGGTCATGGGCCACCTGGGCTTCACCCCGCAGAGCGAGCACAACCTGGGCGGCTACCGGGTGCAGGGCCGCGGCGACGCCGGCGAGGAGCTGGTCGCCGACGCGCTGGCGCTGCAGGCGGCCGGGGCGTTCGCGGTGGTGCTGGAGATGGTGCCCGCGGACGTGGCCAAGCGGGTCACCGCCGAGCTGAGCATCCCGACCGTGGGCATCGGCGCGGGCCCGGACTGCGACGCGCAGGTGCTGGTGTGGCAGGACATGGCCGGGATGAACCAGGGCAAGGCGCCGCGGTTCGTGAAGCGGTACGCCGATGTCGGCGGGATCATGGCCGGGGCGGCGAGTGAGTTCGCCGCGGAGGTGCGGGGCCGGCAGTTCCCGGCGCCGGAGCACGTTTTCCACTGA
- a CDS encoding alpha/beta hydrolase yields MSSLIPSPAGLLRVELDGPERAPVVVLSAGLGGGWFDWPAVVDLLAGDLRVVRFDRPGTGGSGPALTPPGLAREVAVLDAVLDAAGAARAVLVGHSIAGLHVEGYARLRPARVAGAVLLDPSPEPPGVGRPFDGEAVLARALLALGRVPGLRRLGRALAGWSGPAGRRSVLRNASRTRREVAPSAQVEEVYRRPEVLGAILDELAAYPDLVAELEAVRATHPLPELPWLVLTAADALGRPRQTRRLLAAHARLARLVPGGAHELVERCGHMMPLDRPDTVAAAVRRVNGM; encoded by the coding sequence ATGTCGTCACTGATCCCCTCCCCCGCCGGGCTGCTGCGCGTGGAGCTGGACGGGCCTGAGCGCGCACCAGTGGTGGTGCTCTCCGCCGGGCTGGGCGGCGGCTGGTTCGACTGGCCCGCGGTGGTGGACCTGCTGGCCGGGGACCTGCGGGTGGTGCGCTTCGACCGGCCGGGCACCGGCGGCAGCGGTCCCGCGCTGACCCCGCCCGGCCTGGCCCGCGAGGTGGCCGTGCTGGACGCGGTGCTCGACGCGGCGGGCGCGGCGCGGGCGGTGCTGGTCGGGCACTCCATCGCCGGGCTGCACGTGGAGGGCTACGCCCGGCTGCGGCCGGCCCGGGTGGCCGGGGCGGTGCTGCTGGACCCGAGCCCGGAGCCGCCGGGCGTAGGACGGCCCTTCGACGGCGAGGCGGTGCTGGCGCGGGCGCTGCTGGCGCTGGGCCGGGTGCCAGGCCTGCGGCGGCTGGGGCGGGCGCTGGCCGGGTGGTCCGGTCCGGCCGGCCGGCGGTCCGTGCTGCGCAACGCCAGCCGCACCCGGCGCGAGGTGGCCCCGTCGGCGCAGGTGGAGGAGGTGTACCGGCGGCCAGAGGTGCTGGGCGCGATCCTGGACGAGCTGGCCGCCTACCCGGACCTGGTGGCCGAGCTGGAGGCGGTGCGCGCGACGCACCCGCTGCCCGAGCTGCCCTGGCTGGTGCTCACCGCGGCCGACGCGCTGGGTCGTCCGCGCCAAACCAGACGGCTGCTGGCCGCGCACGCCCGGCTGGCCCGGCTGGTCCCCGGCGGCGCGCACGAGCTGGTCGAGCGGTGCGGGCACATGATGCCGCTGGACCGGCCGGACACGGTGGCAGCGGCGGTGCGCCGCGTCAATGGGATGTGA
- the lysX gene encoding bifunctional lysylphosphatidylglycerol synthetase/lysine--tRNA ligase LysX, which produces MRRRKADEAANRVTLPKWRSRAAGILATVVQLSVLSCLLLFTVTDLHGDVAEDDYNAPVVLFGEVFNALGLPVEPNMVIILVLAVLGAALRRRKRAALWAMLLFQLVNLTISLSVLLLAWLAPALLDPPELADSIVEYAWWRPLATIVISLFLLLLLPAFPARLAIGAWRRALAVLGTGMVLVAWIGWGLTHLYPDSAFGPTDRLLWVLNQVTGEIPPGRQLGVVDGPGSLSVILSLLGAVVLGYALAVFFRGVRTQRLMSPAEELRLRELLGEHGERDSLGYFATRRDKSVLFAPNGQAAVTYRVLGGTSLASGDPLGDPDFWPQAIHAWLAEARRYGWVPGVLGASEAGAHAYAAAGLKVLEIGDEAILEVRDFSLTGRHRRGVRQAVRRLARAGYTAKIRRHGEIPPHELGKLVEKAQEWRGEGSERGFSMALGRLDDPSDSRCVMVEAYDAGGRLRGLLSFVPWGRTGLSLDLMRRDREAENGLNEYLVSELAEASGRLGVQRISLNFAMFRAVFEEGAQLGAGPVLRLWKRVLSLFSRVFQLESLYRANAKYGPRWEPRYLCFPGSRKLPRVSIVAGVAEGFLPATRTLRRNSARDLRTGEVAAEFVRQVGQIEDKARAARAPAARLPEQVRVRRRKLDRLRELGIDPYPVNYDREVTLGEVRAAHEGLVPDTHTGVEVRIAGRVVAKRELGQLCFAVLRDLTGELQVMLAVDALGKDGLDDWKLAVDIGDQVGVRGQVVTTRRGELSVLATGWEMTAKCLHPLPDRRKGLSDPEAKVRQRYLDLAVNPEAGRMLRLRSTVVRAVRDFLHDRDYLEVETPMLQAVHGGANARPFVTHINAYDMRMYLRIAPELYLKRLCVAGVDRVFELNRNFRNEGADGTHNPEFTMLEAYQAYADYDTMLRLTRELVQRAATAAYGAPVARHRDRTGALVEHDLSGEWPVIGCYQAISAALGEEVTPDTEVAELRRHNRLAGLTVPDDAGHAQLVQHLYDHLVEARTTTPVFYRDFPAEGSPLTRRHRADHRLAERWDLVAFGSEIGTAYSELTDPVEQRDRLEAQSLRAASGDVEAMELDEDFLRALEYGMPPTGGLGIGVDRLLMMLSGASIRQTVLFPFARPLGRRR; this is translated from the coding sequence GTGAGGCGGCGCAAAGCGGACGAGGCGGCGAACCGGGTGACCCTGCCGAAGTGGCGGAGCCGGGCCGCCGGGATCCTGGCCACCGTGGTGCAGCTGTCCGTGCTGAGCTGCCTGCTGCTGTTCACCGTCACCGACCTGCACGGCGACGTGGCCGAGGACGACTACAACGCCCCGGTCGTGCTCTTCGGCGAGGTCTTCAACGCCCTCGGCCTGCCGGTCGAGCCGAACATGGTGATCATCCTGGTGCTGGCCGTGCTCGGCGCGGCGCTGCGCAGGCGCAAACGGGCCGCGCTGTGGGCGATGCTGCTGTTCCAGCTGGTCAACCTGACCATCTCGCTGAGCGTGCTGCTGCTGGCCTGGCTGGCCCCCGCGCTGCTCGACCCGCCGGAGCTGGCCGACAGCATCGTGGAGTACGCCTGGTGGCGGCCGCTGGCCACCATCGTGATCTCGCTGTTCCTGCTGCTGCTCCTGCCCGCCTTCCCTGCCCGGCTGGCGATCGGGGCCTGGCGGCGGGCGCTGGCCGTGCTCGGCACCGGCATGGTCCTGGTGGCCTGGATCGGCTGGGGCCTGACCCACCTGTACCCGGACTCCGCGTTCGGCCCGACCGACCGGCTGCTGTGGGTGCTCAACCAGGTCACCGGCGAGATCCCGCCCGGCCGCCAGCTCGGCGTGGTGGACGGGCCCGGCTCGCTCAGCGTGATCCTCAGCCTGCTCGGCGCGGTGGTGCTCGGCTACGCGCTGGCGGTGTTCTTCCGCGGCGTGCGCACCCAGCGCCTGATGTCGCCTGCCGAGGAGCTGCGGCTGCGCGAGCTGCTCGGCGAGCACGGCGAACGCGACTCACTCGGCTACTTCGCCACCCGCAGGGACAAGAGCGTGCTGTTCGCGCCGAACGGGCAGGCCGCGGTCACCTACCGGGTGCTCGGCGGCACCAGCCTGGCCAGCGGCGACCCGCTGGGCGATCCGGACTTCTGGCCGCAGGCCATCCACGCCTGGCTCGCCGAGGCCCGCCGCTACGGCTGGGTGCCCGGCGTGCTGGGCGCCTCCGAGGCGGGCGCGCACGCCTACGCCGCGGCCGGGCTGAAGGTGCTGGAGATCGGCGACGAGGCGATCCTGGAGGTCCGCGACTTCAGCCTCACCGGCAGGCACCGCCGCGGGGTCCGGCAGGCGGTGCGCAGGCTGGCTCGCGCCGGGTACACCGCGAAGATCCGGCGGCACGGCGAGATCCCGCCGCACGAGCTGGGCAAGCTGGTGGAGAAGGCCCAGGAGTGGCGGGGCGAGGGCAGCGAGCGCGGGTTCTCCATGGCGCTGGGCCGCCTGGACGACCCCAGCGACAGCCGGTGCGTGATGGTGGAGGCATACGACGCCGGCGGCAGGCTGCGCGGGCTGCTCTCCTTCGTGCCCTGGGGCCGCACCGGGCTCTCCCTCGACCTGATGCGGCGGGACCGGGAGGCGGAGAACGGGCTCAACGAGTACCTGGTCTCCGAACTGGCCGAGGCGAGCGGACGCCTTGGCGTGCAACGCATCTCGCTGAACTTCGCGATGTTCCGCGCGGTGTTCGAGGAGGGCGCGCAGCTGGGCGCCGGGCCGGTGCTGCGGCTGTGGAAGCGGGTGCTGAGCCTGTTCTCCCGGGTGTTCCAGCTGGAGTCGCTCTACCGGGCCAACGCCAAGTACGGGCCGCGCTGGGAACCGAGGTACCTGTGCTTCCCCGGCTCCCGCAAGCTGCCCAGGGTCAGCATCGTGGCCGGGGTCGCCGAGGGCTTCCTGCCCGCCACCCGCACCCTGCGCCGCAACTCCGCCCGCGACCTGCGCACCGGCGAGGTGGCCGCCGAGTTCGTCCGCCAGGTCGGCCAGATCGAGGACAAGGCCCGCGCCGCCCGCGCGCCCGCGGCCCGGCTGCCCGAGCAGGTCAGGGTGCGCCGCCGCAAGCTGGACCGGCTGCGCGAGCTGGGCATCGACCCCTACCCGGTGAACTACGACCGCGAGGTGACCCTCGGCGAGGTGCGGGCCGCGCACGAGGGCCTGGTCCCGGACACGCACACCGGGGTGGAGGTGCGGATCGCCGGGCGGGTGGTGGCCAAACGGGAGCTGGGCCAGCTGTGCTTCGCGGTGCTGCGCGACCTCACCGGCGAGCTCCAGGTGATGCTCGCGGTGGACGCCCTGGGCAAGGACGGCCTCGACGACTGGAAGCTCGCGGTGGACATCGGCGACCAGGTCGGCGTGCGCGGCCAGGTGGTGACCACCCGGCGCGGCGAGCTGTCCGTGCTGGCCACCGGGTGGGAGATGACCGCGAAGTGCCTGCACCCGCTGCCGGACAGGCGCAAGGGCCTGTCCGATCCGGAGGCCAAGGTCCGGCAGCGCTACCTGGACCTGGCGGTCAACCCGGAGGCCGGCCGGATGCTGCGGCTGCGCAGCACCGTGGTCCGCGCGGTCCGCGACTTCCTGCACGACCGGGACTACCTGGAAGTCGAGACCCCGATGCTGCAGGCGGTGCACGGCGGGGCGAACGCGCGCCCGTTCGTCACCCACATCAACGCCTATGACATGCGGATGTACCTGCGGATCGCGCCCGAGCTCTACCTCAAGCGGCTGTGCGTGGCCGGGGTGGACCGGGTGTTCGAGCTCAACCGCAACTTCCGCAACGAGGGCGCGGACGGCACGCACAACCCCGAGTTCACCATGTTGGAGGCATATCAGGCCTACGCCGACTACGACACCATGCTGCGGCTGACCAGGGAGCTGGTGCAGCGCGCCGCCACCGCCGCGTACGGCGCCCCGGTCGCCAGGCACCGGGACCGCACCGGCGCGCTGGTCGAGCACGACCTCTCCGGCGAGTGGCCGGTGATCGGCTGCTACCAGGCGATCTCCGCCGCGCTCGGCGAGGAGGTCACCCCGGACACCGAGGTGGCCGAGCTGCGCAGGCACAACCGGCTGGCCGGGCTGACCGTGCCCGACGACGCCGGGCACGCCCAGCTCGTCCAGCACCTCTACGACCACCTGGTGGAGGCGCGCACCACCACCCCGGTGTTCTACCGCGACTTCCCGGCCGAGGGCTCGCCGCTGACCCGCCGCCACCGCGCCGACCACCGGCTGGCCGAGCGCTGGGACCTGGTCGCCTTCGGCAGCGAGATCGGCACCGCCTACTCCGAGCTGACCGACCCGGTGGAGCAGCGGGACCGGCTGGAGGCGCAGTCGCTGCGCGCGGCCAGCGGCGATGTGGAGGCGATGGAGCTGGACGAGGACTTCCTGCGCGCGCTGGAGTACGGCATGCCGCCCACCGGCGGGCTGGGCATCGGGGTGGACCGGCTGCTGATGATGCTGTCGGGGGCCTCGATCCGGCAGACGGTGCTGTTCCCGTTCGCCCGTCCGCTGGGCAGGCGGCGCTGA